The genomic interval TTCTCTCAGATGAAGGGTATGACGTTGATACTGTTGAGAATTATAAGGATGCGTTGTCAGCTTTGAAAAAAACAAACTACGATGTGGTATTTACCGATATTGTCTTAAAGGGGAAAACGGGTATAGAGATTCCTGAAGCTATCAGACGTAAAAATATGAACTGTTAGGTTATTATTATTACCGCCGCTCCGGAAATTGAAAGCACCACATCAGCGGTGAGGCTTGGCGCCTTCAATTATATTCCTAAGCCTGTAACGCAGGAGCAACTGTTAAATATTACGAAGAAAGCGTTAGAGAAAAAGATAGCGCTTGATAGAAAAAAACAATTATTTCAATATGAAGGCCGTACTCAGAAGCGTAAATGATGCGATAATTATCATGAACAAAGACCTGACCATATTATAAGCAAACGATTTGGCCATTAGAATATGTGATCTGGCCGATAGTGCAAAAGGCAGGAAATTTATCACATATACTGAACATTGTAGCGGAAAATGCCTTCTATCGATTGCAAAAACTTTGAGAAATAAGCAAACAAAAGAAATGTTCTATGTGCAATGTCAGAAAAGCAGCAATATGAATCAAATAGTTAATGTTACGACTTCTCCGCTTCTTAACGAAAAAGGCGCTATTATCGGGATAGTACTGGTGGTAAAAGACAAATCCGTATCAGAAGAAACAGCAAATAATAGCCACATTGAATCAAATAAATTTCATCGTAGTTATCAGCAGATCAGAAAAAATGCAATCGGTTTTTAGCGACTATTAAAAATCTGGCAGATGTGCAAACACTACCGCGTTAATCACCGGAGAAAGCGGTACCGGCAAAGAATTTGGTCGCTGAAACGATCCATGAGGTTGGTATTTACATACACCTGCAAGGCGCTACATTAATCCCAAAATAGCCCTTGTATTTTACGGCAAATGGCAGATTCTTTCCATAAGCGTCCTGCGCATCCTGAAATGCATAGTTCATAAATAAATAATTGTCGTAACAGTTCACCCCTTCAGGATTGTACCGGTATTTGAAAAGGGACTACCCCCTAATCCTTTCCTAAGAGGGAACTTGCCAAATTCCCATACATCATATATATTTTGTCAATTCTTTCAGCGATTTACGATGAGTAGGGTCAGGCATAATTTCAGGATAACCAAGCGGCGTAAACGCAACAGGTTCAATGCCGGGCGGAAGATGAAGGACTGATTTTACGACAGATATCTTAAAAGCGGCAACCCAGCAAGTAGCCAGTCCCTCTTCTGTGGCGGCAAGGATGAGATGGTCCATCGCTATTGCGGCGTCTATATCCGCATAATTTTTTCCGTCACCTCGTTTCCACGCTACTTCCGGAATACTGCATACGCCAATTATCACAGGGGCGGTGTAAAACCATTCTTCGCTATACGCTTCTTTCAGTTGTTTTTTCACATTCTCATTCTTAATCACAAAGAAGCATACCGGTTGGCGGTTGGCGGCGCTTGGCGCATTTCTTGCCGCCTCCAGTATTCGTTCCAGTTTTTCTTCAGGAACAGACTCTTTCTTGTAAGAACGCACACTCCGTCTTTCTTTCATAATATTGTATATATTCATTTGCTATCCCCTTAAAAAGTAACCATTTTCCACTGATTCGCCCTGGCATACAACCAAAGCATAGGACTTGCGTTTACCGCTACCGGGTATCCCACTATACGCAAAAATTTTACATCCACATATGCGTTGCCAAAACCATAGGAAGATGAAAGATCCAAACTATATTCTGAAACAAGGCGTTCAATAATCTTCACCTTCCCACCGCAGTAAGAATGGATGCCGTCAATCTCACCGGTAATCCTGCCTTCATTGTCAACGGCAAGTTTAGTCCCTATCCCAATATCGGCATTGCAAACTTTTGTAAAGCATTCTACCATTGGACTCAGCGTACCTGATAGTAAAATGATCAGATATCCTTCATTTTTCAGTCTCTTTATTTCCTGTAACGCATATTCCGATATATGCGGCAATATTCGCTTATGAAAACATTCGTCTATATTGCCAATAATGTTTTCATAATCATTATTCTTTAGATAGTATTTATTCTTTCTGAAAGACAGCCCCTTTAAACTGAAACATTTCCGGAGAAAAGCTGCGGCAAAACGCAACAGACTACTGAAATTTATTACCCTCTTTTCCAGAAGATAATAAAATAAAACCCTTTCGGAGGAAATACCCTTAATTATTGTTCCGTCGATATCAAAAATAGCTGCTTTTCTCACGCGCAGGATTTTACTTATTGAATATGTTTCTTTCAATAAAAAAAACTATAAGGGTGCTTTCTAACGAAGCAACATCAGCCCCCCTAAAATTAACAGCATACCCATAACTTTGGAAAAGGTAACCTCCTCTCCCAAAAAAATACAACCAAAAAAAAAGGTAAACAACGGGGCGCTGCTGGTAATAGGAACAACTTTTGAAATTTCCCCCGTTTTAATTGCCTTAAAAAATATCACCTGTGCTATAAAACCCGCCAAAAGACCTGCAAGCACAAGGCAGCAAATGGACTTGATTCCCATCCTCCCGACGGCTGACAGATTTGAAGTAAACAACACGATAATAATAACACCAATGACTACGCCCGAACTTCGCACTATATAAGCCGTCATAGGTTCAACAGAAGAAAGCCCTACCTTTTCTAAAAAAGCAACGGTACCCCAGAGAATAGCGGTAATAATTGCAAGATAATATGGCGCCATATTGCCTTACCTCGAATAGTTGTTCTGAATGCTGAATAGTGTAGAGGCGAAGCATTTGCTATAGATTGTCATAAATGCGTTCATACCCAAACGGGCAAATGCTTCGCCCCTACGTGCATTGTTTGCAGATTAAAACTTTATATGATTCTTGTGAAACGGACAATGAAATTCTCCAGATACAGTCGGCAATAGGCAATCGGCAATCTACAGTCGGCAGTCGGCAAATTGCAGATTGATGACTGGGGATTGGAGACCGGAGATTGGATATTGGAGACTGGTGCCTGAGGGCAGTCGTTATTTCCCGGCAAAATGAAGCTTTTATCCGCACCGCCATGCACTTTTAACCCCGTATGATGCATGGTGTTACGTCCTATTACGTTTCAGCCTGATAGCTTTATATGCCTTGATTTGCCGCAATACTTTTGTTACCATTTACCATTTATAAAATTATTTGTAAAATGATTTTTTTTAAACCGTAAGCAGAGGTTTACCAATAAAGGTGCTGGATTTGTGCAAATATATCATCGGCGTGGATTTAGGCGGCACTAATTTAAAAGCCGGCATTGTTGGGCGGGATGGCAACATTTTGTATCAATTTTCAATAAAAACGAACGCCCATGCGGAATCACAGGTAATTTCCCATCAAATATGTGAACTTATCGCCGGAATAATAAAAAATGTCCGCATTGAGAAGTCCGATATTCTTGGTATAGGGCTTGGTTCTCCCGGACTTATTGATAAAAAAGGCGAGACTATTTTGTTTTCACCAAATTTATCCAAATGGCGTGATATCCCCATTAAAAAAATTATATCCGATACATTTGGTTTGCCCTGCATCCTGGAAAATGATGCAAATGCAGCCGCCTGGGGAGAAAAATGGGTAGGGGCCGGGAAAGACGTCAGTTCATTGGTAATGTTAACGCTGGGTACGGGAATCGGTGGCGGCATTATCCTGGATAATAAGTTGTGGCGGGGAATAAATAATACTGCCGGAGAAATAGGCCATATGTCGATACAAACAGACGGCCCTCTGTGTAATTGCGGCAATTATGGATGTATTGAGGTGTATGCATCCGCGCCTGGCATGGTAAGACGATTCAGGGAGTTATTGGAAAGCGGCAAGGCTTCATTATTAAAAAAGGATGAGGAAATTACCGCTAAGAGGATCAATGAAGCTGCCGTACAGGGAGATGGTGCATCGTTGAGTATCATTGAAGAAACAGGACGCTATCTCGGCATTGCTATCGTTAATATCATACACATATTGAATCCCGGGGCTGTTGTATTGTCAGGTGGCCTGATTGGTTCTGGAGAATTGTTAATGCGTCCGGTTAAACGGACAATAGAAGAAAGGGTTTTAAAGGCATCATATAAGGATACGAAAATACTATTTTCACAACTTGGTACTGATGCGGGAATAATAGGAGCTGCCGGATGTCTACTGAAAGAATTAGAAATTTCTGCATAATTGCACATATCGATCACGGAAAGTCAACCCTGGCAGACCGCCTTCTGGAAAGGACGCAGGCGATATCTACGAGAGAATTCCGGAATCAGATGCTTGATGATATGGATTTGGAACGTGAACGCGGCATTACCATAAAGGCAAGTGCGGTGGCATTGACGCTCAGGCGCGGGGAAACAGAGTATAATTTAAACCTCATCGATACCCCGGGCCATGTTGATTTTAGCTATGAAGTATCGAGAAGTCTGGGTTCATGCGAAGGGGCTTTGCTGCTGGTGGACGCCTCGCAGGGTGTGGAGGCGCAGACAGTCGCCAATACCTACCTTGCAATGGAACATGATCTGGTAATTATCCCTGTGGTAAGTAAAATTGATTTGCCGCAGTCACGCCCTTATGAGGTATTAGCTGAAATGGAAAAGACCCTGGGCATTAGCTCTGAAGAGGCATTAATGGTGAGCGCAAAGAGCGGAGAAGGCGTTGATCAGATTTTTGACGCTATTATTAAATATATCCCACCGCCAAAAGGCGATCCCAGTGGGCCGCTGCGGGCGTTAATTTTCGATTCGGAGTATGATGCGTACAGGGGCGTCATTATTTATCTGCGTGTCTTTGACGGATCGTTAAAAGTGGGCGATGAAATATTCATGATAAAAACACGGCGTTCGTTTAAGGTGGAAGAGGTCGGCGTCTTTAAACCAAAAATGGCACCCAAAAACGGACTGTTTACCGGTGAAGTAGGATATTGCATTGCCAATATTAAGTCCATTCACGATGTTAAAGTAGGCGATACTGTCACCTTAAACAAGGAAAAAGCGGAAAAACCGTTAACAGGCTACCGGCAGCCAATACCAATGGTCTATTGCGGTATCTATCCTGTGGACAATGCTGATTTTAAAGTGCTTCGTGAGGCACTGGAACGTTTAAGCCTGAACGATTCTTCCTTCAGCTTTATCCCTGAAACTTCTCAGGCGTTGGGATTCGGTTTCCGGTGCGGATTTCTCGGGCTTTTACATATGGATATCGTTCAGGAACGTCTGGAACGGGAAAGTCATATCAATATAGTGCAGACGGCGCCTAACGTAACCTATGAAATTTTAAAAACAAATAAAGAAGTAATCAGAGTCGATAATCCTGAAAGTGTTCCTCCGGTAAATGAAATAGATGAATTTCGCGAACCAATGGTGCGGTCAAGTTTTGTCTTGCCTACAGAATATTTAGGCGCTATCATGCAACTTGCTGAAGCAAGAAGGGGCAGATACAAAAGCACTGAATATTTAAGTGAAAAACGTGCGATTCTTGTATACGAACTGCCCTTAGCGGAAATCATTTTTGATTTTTTTGATAAAATGAAATCAGCCACAAGAGGCTATGGAACATTGGATTACGACTTAATAGGATACGAATCTGCCGATCTTGTAAAATTAGATATCCTGGTTGGCGGGAAAAGAGTAGACGCCCTTTCAACCATAGTACACAAAAAGGATGCAGAGGTCAGAGGAAGAAAACAGGTGAAGAAGTTAAAAAAAGAGATTTCCAGACACCTGTTTGAAGTGGTACTGCAGGCAGCTATCGGGAGCAGGGTAATTGCCAGGGAGACCATTAAACCTATTGCTAAAAATGTTACGGCCAAATGTTACGGCGGAGATATTACGAGAAAAAGGAAACTTCTTGAAAAACAGAAAGAAGGGAAAAAACGTATGAAATCGGTGGGAAACGTGGAAATACCCCAGAAAGCATTCTTGTCCGTACTGTCGATTGATGATGATGAATAAAAAAGGGTGGTTTGTGTTCAAAAATAAGGAAAACACTAAAAAGACAGATTTGCCGGATAAAAAGAAAAAGCGTAAACATAAGTTACGCGAAAATATAGAATCAATAGCCATAGCGGTGGCATTGGCATTCGCTATCCGTTATTTTGTCGTAGAAGCATTTAAAATTCCAACAGGATCGATGGCGCCTACTCTGTTGGGTGTGCATAAGGACGTCAGTTGCCCTAACTGTAACTGGAGTTTCTATGCCGACCGCCAAAGCGAGACCGCTACCTGCCCCAATTGCCAATTTGAAATAAATACCTCTCTTTACTGCACTGCATGCAATGGCAAGATCCGATACAACTGGCCCCCCTGGCTATGGAGAAAAGGCACATGCCCCGCTTGCCAAACAAAAATAGCATGGAAGGATTTGTCAAACCGGGTCACGCATGGCGGTAACAGAATACTGGTAAATAAATTCTGGTATACATTTACCAAACCGAAACGCTGGGACGTCATGGTCTTTGTCTATCCGTTCTATGATATAAAATGTAAAAACTGTTCGGTTCTGATACCTGATGTAAAATGGCGTGACAGTTTATCCTGTCCGCGGTGTGGTTCTACAAAATTTTCAAAAAAGAAGAAGAATTATATTAAACGGCTGATTGGATTGCCGGGTGAAAAGCTGCAGATCGTAAATGGTGATATTTATATAAACGACAAAATACAAAGAAAACCTGAAAAAGCACAGAATGCGTTATGGATGCCTGTTTATAACGGTAATTACACCATACATGAAGAAGTGGTTCCTACCTGGATAATAGACAATGAATTTTGGAATGTCACTGAGAAATCACTGTCATTGAATAATCTGAATAAAGATAATTCCGGGACGTCGCTGGTTACTTTTGGGCAACAAATATCCGATCAGAACGGTTACAATAACCGTTCCGGAGAAAATGAAGTGGGAGACATCAAAATAAGCCTTAACGTTACTCCGGCAAAAGGGTCGCATCGATTGGAATTTGTTCTTGAAAAAAATGAAGAGGTCTTTTCCGCCAGTATTCCCATCGAAGATATCGCAAACAAGTGTACTCTTTCGAGATCAAATAATGTTGTAGTGGAAAAAGATTTTCATTTAACCGTCAACCAGACACATAAGATAGAATTTTCCAATGTAGATCATATCGTATCGCTTAAAGTAAATGACGTTAATGTATTTTCATTCGACTATTATAACGGGAGTATCCCCGCGTTCCGCCCATTTGACTCAAGCAAGGTGCGTTTTGGCGGGACGAACGCAAAGGTGAAGTATGACAATATTCAAATATATCACGACATTTATTATACACGCCTTTCGGACGATACCTATGGCACTTCCCAGCCAATTCAATTGAAGGAAAAAGATTATTTTGTATTAGGGGATAACAGCAGAAACAGTAACGATAGCCGCGTGTGGAAGTTTGTTCCAGAAAAGAATGTTATAGGGAAGGCATTTTTTGTATTCTGGCCATTAGAAAACATCAACTTTATTAAATAGATATGAACTTACTCCGAACAGAAGGGCTAACAAAATCTTTCGGTAAACGCACTGTTGTAAACAATGTCAGTTTCGAAATAAACAGAGGCGAGATAGTCGGATTGCTTGGCCAAAACGGGGCAGGGAAAAGCACCTCTTTCAATATGGTTATTGGAATTATTCGCCCAGATAGCGGAAGGGTAATATTTCAAGGCGAAGACGTTACCCATATGCCTATATATTTACGGGCGCGTAAAGGCATGGGATATTTATGCCAGGAACCGTCTGTTTTCCAGCGTTTAACGGTGGAAGAAAATATTCTGGCGATCCTGGAAACCCACAGATACAATTCTCATGAAAAATACAAATTACTTGTCGATTTGCTTACCGAATTCAATTTGAAATCGCTTTCAAAACATAAGGCATTTACCCTTTCCGGCGGAGAAAGAAGGCGTCTTGAAATTGCGCGGGCGCTTGCAAGCTCTCCTTCCATGATTTTGCTGGACGAACCCTTCACCGGCGTGGATCCTATTGCGGTAAATGAGGTGCAGGAAATCGTTTTAAAACTCCGAGATAAGGGCATCGGCATTCTTATTACCGACCACAATGTCCGGGAGGCGCTGAGCATTACCTCTCATTCATATATTATCAGCGAAGGCGAGGTTGTCGCAAAAGGCACAACACAGGAAATATTAAATAATCCGGTCGCACGCCAGTCTTATCTCGGTGATAATTTCCCGAACAGTGAACATCGGTTAGCCGATTTCGATTATCAGCACAGGAAAACATCAACAAATAAAAAGAAAAAACCCATTGTTCGAAAAGACGCCATTATAAAATAGTGTCTTAAGCAGTAGGCAATTCTACAGTCTACAATCTACAGTCGGCAATCGGTAGTTAATGAAGGACTAAGGATGAAAGACCACTTAATATGAATAGCATAAAAAGTTATTTACGTAACGTTTATATCATCTTTCTCTCAGCCGTGTCTGCATTGTTTTTTCTGGGTGGGTGCGCCACTCAAAAAGAAAAAACGGAAATTCCATTGCTTAAAGAAAAGCCGGTAGCTTCTGAAGAACCACAAAAGGCGATGACTACCTATACGATTATGAAAGGGGATACATTGTGGCGTATTTCAAAAAATTACGGTGTGTCGGTCGAGTCAATTGTGGCGGCAAATCAAATAAAAGATATACGGGATTTAAAGATAGGACAGAAAATTACTATTCCTTCGAACAATGTTTCCTATACATATAGCAACCCAACAGTAAGCGCAATGCCGTCTCAAAACCGGGTAGTTTCTTCAAAAGGTTTTATCTGGCCCGTAAAAGGGGATATCGTATCGCATTTTAATCAAACAAGAAACGGCAAAAAGTTTATGGGTATAAGTATACAACCCCATTCAAGACAAGAAATCGTTGCGGCAAAAAAAGGAACGGTAGAAGCAGTTTCCGGTTCGGACAATAATTTTTATGTGGTCGTAATCAAACATGATGGGGAAGTAAGAACTTTATACGGCGTCCATTGCATACCAATTGTCAGCGAGGGAAACTATATTGAACAAGGGCAGACAATTGCCACTTTTGATCCCCTCACAAAGGAAAGCAGCACAAAAGAAATTCACTTTAAAATATATGTAAAAGATAAACCTGTTAACCCTGTCTCTTATTTACCTTAATAATGGAGAAAGCAGTATGCCCGTATATGAATTTAAATGCAATAAATGCAACATAACATTTGAGGAATATTTTAAAAGCACCTCTGAACAAAAAATGCTATTCTGCCCTTCCTGCCGAAGCGAACACGTTGAAAAAATATTTTCCGTTTTTGGAGCCTCAGGAACAGGCAACGGCAATCCTGCCCCCGCAGGAAACAAGGCGGGCGGCGGTTGTGGTTGTTGTGCAATGGGCTAATGAGCCTTTTCCGGCGCTTCGCCACTGCATCTGTTGATAATGTTAATGTAGAGACGCATTGCATGCGTCTCTTTGTTTTGTAAACATTTTCATTACGCATAGCAGTTTCCAGACGCATACAATGCGTCTCTGCAAAATATCGAAAATTCCTAAACTGGCAGCACCGGAACCAAACAAGCACGAGATAAGAAATACGAAATACGAAAAAGGAACCACAGATTGCACAGATTAAAAAATTAATCACAAACTTAACAATGACTAATTCAGAACATATTTCAGATTTCACAATTAAATATTTTGCAAAAAAACACGCACTGACGAATGGAAGTGTGCAAAGAAATTACTGATAAGGTAAATGTTAAAATAAAGGATTTTTGAATTATGAAAAATATATGGGCGCCATGGCGTGTGACGTATATTAAGAACGCGTCTGAAAAAGAGGCATGTTTTTTATGCGAAGCGTACAACGGCAGTTCGGAAGAAGAAAAACATATCGTATGCCGCGGCGAGCAATGTTTTTGCATTCTGAATAAATATCCCTATAACAGCGGACACCTTATGGTTGTCCCAAACAGGCATGTGGCAGATATCACCGAACTTGCCGATAGTGAATTATTGGAGATAATGAAGATGGCGGGCAAGATGCAAAAACACCTTTCATCGCTTATGAAACCCGATGGTTTTAATATAGGCATTAACCTGGGAAAATCAGCCGGCGCGGGGTTGCCAGGCCATATACATTTGCATATAGTACCAAGATGGAACGGCGATACGAATTTTATGCCGGTCTTTTCAGACGTAAAGATCATATCTCAGTCATTGGAATATATTGCTGCGGAACTTAAAAAAAGCATTTCGGGTGGGTAAAGTGAAAGTATCGGGCATCCTGGTTGGCGCCGGACTTGGGTTACGTATGGGAGGGGATGTAAAAAAACCTTTCATTCAGATCAACGATAAACCGGTATTCCTTCATACAATAGACCGGTTTTCACAATGCAGCCTGATTAGCGAAATTGTTCTGATTGTCGGAGAACC from Candidatus Kuenenia stuttgartiensis carries:
- a CDS encoding S26 family signal peptidase, yielding MFKNKENTKKTDLPDKKKKRKHKLRENIESIAIAVALAFAIRYFVVEAFKIPTGSMAPTLLGVHKDVSCPNCNWSFYADRQSETATCPNCQFEINTSLYCTACNGKIRYNWPPWLWRKGTCPACQTKIAWKDLSNRVTHGGNRILVNKFWYTFTKPKRWDVMVFVYPFYDIKCKNCSVLIPDVKWRDSLSCPRCGSTKFSKKKKNYIKRLIGLPGEKLQIVNGDIYINDKIQRKPEKAQNALWMPVYNGNYTIHEEVVPTWIIDNEFWNVTEKSLSLNNLNKDNSGTSLVTFGQQISDQNGYNNRSGENEVGDIKISLNVTPAKGSHRLEFVLEKNEEVFSASIPIEDIANKCTLSRSNNVVVEKDFHLTVNQTHKIEFSNVDHIVSLKVNDVNVFSFDYYNGSIPAFRPFDSSKVRFGGTNAKVKYDNIQIYHDIYYTRLSDDTYGTSQPIQLKEKDYFVLGDNSRNSNDSRVWKFVPEKNVIGKAFFVFWPLENINFIK
- the lepA gene encoding translation elongation factor 4, translating into MSTERIRNFCIIAHIDHGKSTLADRLLERTQAISTREFRNQMLDDMDLERERGITIKASAVALTLRRGETEYNLNLIDTPGHVDFSYEVSRSLGSCEGALLLVDASQGVEAQTVANTYLAMEHDLVIIPVVSKIDLPQSRPYEVLAEMEKTLGISSEEALMVSAKSGEGVDQIFDAIIKYIPPPKGDPSGPLRALIFDSEYDAYRGVIIYLRVFDGSLKVGDEIFMIKTRRSFKVEEVGVFKPKMAPKNGLFTGEVGYCIANIKSIHDVKVGDTVTLNKEKAEKPLTGYRQPIPMVYCGIYPVDNADFKVLREALERLSLNDSSFSFIPETSQALGFGFRCGFLGLLHMDIVQERLERESHINIVQTAPNVTYEILKTNKEVIRVDNPESVPPVNEIDEFREPMVRSSFVLPTEYLGAIMQLAEARRGRYKSTEYLSEKRAILVYELPLAEIIFDFFDKMKSATRGYGTLDYDLIGYESADLVKLDILVGGKRVDALSTIVHKKDAEVRGRKQVKKLKKEISRHLFEVVLQAAIGSRVIARETIKPIAKNVTAKCYGGDITRKRKLLEKQKEGKKRMKSVGNVEIPQKAFLSVLSIDDDE
- a CDS encoding HIT family protein, giving the protein MKNIWAPWRVTYIKNASEKEACFLCEAYNGSSEEEKHIVCRGEQCFCILNKYPYNSGHLMVVPNRHVADITELADSELLEIMKMAGKMQKHLSSLMKPDGFNIGINLGKSAGAGLPGHIHLHIVPRWNGDTNFMPVFSDVKIISQSLEYIAAELKKSISGG
- a CDS encoding ROK family protein, yielding MCKYIIGVDLGGTNLKAGIVGRDGNILYQFSIKTNAHAESQVISHQICELIAGIIKNVRIEKSDILGIGLGSPGLIDKKGETILFSPNLSKWRDIPIKKIISDTFGLPCILENDANAAAWGEKWVGAGKDVSSLVMLTLGTGIGGGIILDNKLWRGINNTAGEIGHMSIQTDGPLCNCGNYGCIEVYASAPGMVRRFRELLESGKASLLKKDEEITAKRINEAAVQGDGASLSIIEETGRYLGIAIVNIIHILNPGAVVLSGGLIGSGELLMRPVKRTIEERVLKASYKDTKILFSQLGTDAGIIGAAGCLLKELEISA
- a CDS encoding LysM peptidoglycan-binding domain-containing protein, producing the protein MNSIKSYLRNVYIIFLSAVSALFFLGGCATQKEKTEIPLLKEKPVASEEPQKAMTTYTIMKGDTLWRISKNYGVSVESIVAANQIKDIRDLKIGQKITIPSNNVSYTYSNPTVSAMPSQNRVVSSKGFIWPVKGDIVSHFNQTRNGKKFMGISIQPHSRQEIVAAKKGTVEAVSGSDNNFYVVVIKHDGEVRTLYGVHCIPIVSEGNYIEQGQTIATFDPLTKESSTKEIHFKIYVKDKPVNPVSYLP
- the lptB gene encoding LPS export ABC transporter ATP-binding protein; the encoded protein is MNLLRTEGLTKSFGKRTVVNNVSFEINRGEIVGLLGQNGAGKSTSFNMVIGIIRPDSGRVIFQGEDVTHMPIYLRARKGMGYLCQEPSVFQRLTVEENILAILETHRYNSHEKYKLLVDLLTEFNLKSLSKHKAFTLSGGERRRLEIARALASSPSMILLDEPFTGVDPIAVNEVQEIVLKLRDKGIGILITDHNVREALSITSHSYIISEGEVVAKGTTQEILNNPVARQSYLGDNFPNSEHRLADFDYQHRKTSTNKKKKPIVRKDAIIK
- a CDS encoding FmdB family zinc ribbon protein, which gives rise to MPVYEFKCNKCNITFEEYFKSTSEQKMLFCPSCRSEHVEKIFSVFGASGTGNGNPAPAGNKAGGGCGCCAMG
- a CDS encoding HAD family hydrolase, coding for MKETYSISKILRVRKAAIFDIDGTIIKGISSERVLFYYLLEKRVINFSSLLRFAAAFLRKCFSLKGLSFRKNKYYLKNNDYENIIGNIDECFHKRILPHISEYALQEIKRLKNEGYLIILLSGTLSPMVECFTKVCNADIGIGTKLAVDNEGRITGEIDGIHSYCGGKVKIIERLVSEYSLDLSSSYGFGNAYVDVKFLRIVGYPVAVNASPMLWLYARANQWKMVTF
- a CDS encoding EamA family transporter, producing the protein MAPYYLAIITAILWGTVAFLEKVGLSSVEPMTAYIVRSSGVVIGVIIIVLFTSNLSAVGRMGIKSICCLVLAGLLAGFIAQVIFFKAIKTGEISKVVPITSSAPLFTFFFGCIFLGEEVTFSKVMGMLLILGGLMLLR
- a CDS encoding nitroreductase family protein; this translates as MNIYNIMKERRSVRSYKKESVPEEKLERILEAARNAPSAANRQPVCFFVIKNENVKKQLKEAYSEEWFYTAPVIIGVCSIPEVAWKRGDGKNYADIDAAIAMDHLILAATEEGLATCWVAAFKISVVKSVLHLPPGIEPVAFTPLGYPEIMPDPTHRKSLKELTKYI